In Bacteroidia bacterium, one genomic interval encodes:
- a CDS encoding YceI family protein, translating into MKKLFLSAFAVAITFSLHAQTKWTADKSHSKIGFTVTHMLIAEVDGHFKDFTASMTSTKDNFEDSKVEFKAPVLSINTNDDKRDEHLRGSDFFDMANHPEISFTSVSFKPAGDKKFKVVGNLTMRGVTRSVTLEATHIGTVEDPWGNTKAGFKLTGKVNRKDYGIAWNKTLTSGGAVVSDEVAMNCMIELVKQK; encoded by the coding sequence ATGAAAAAATTATTTCTAAGTGCATTTGCAGTAGCTATCACTTTCAGCCTTCATGCACAAACAAAATGGACTGCAGACAAGAGTCATTCTAAAATTGGATTCACCGTTACACACATGCTTATTGCAGAAGTTGACGGTCATTTTAAAGACTTCACTGCTTCTATGACTTCAACAAAAGATAATTTTGAAGACAGCAAGGTTGAGTTTAAAGCACCTGTATTGTCAATAAATACCAATGACGATAAACGTGATGAGCATCTTCGTGGCTCAGATTTTTTTGACATGGCAAACCATCCTGAAATTTCTTTTACCAGTGTATCATTTAAACCTGCCGGTGATAAAAAATTTAAGGTTGTAGGAAATCTTACTATGCGAGGTGTAACAAGAAGTGTTACTTTAGAAGCTACACATATAGGCACTGTTGAAGATCCATGGGGGAATACCAAGGCAGGATTTAAGTTGACAGGAAAGGTTAACCGTAAAGATTATGGAATAGCCTGGAATAAAACTTTGACATCCGGAGGTGCTGTGGTGAGTGACGAGGTTGCTATGAATTGTATGATAGAATTGGTTAAACAAAAATAA
- a CDS encoding RNA polymerase sigma factor — MTDRELIEGCIRGDRNCQRALFEKFAGKMKVVCMRYVNNHDDAEDVLQEGFIKVFKYIAKFSFEGSFEGWIRKIMVNAALTKITRYSYKEEVAMVHTNMPVYDYGDVIADMSAKELKAHINALPDGYRLVFNMYVIEGFSHKEIAESLHISEATSRSQLLKARLALQQKLKKNKITYSHAG, encoded by the coding sequence ATGACAGACCGTGAACTAATTGAAGGCTGTATTCGCGGTGACAGAAATTGCCAGAGAGCTTTGTTCGAAAAGTTTGCCGGCAAAATGAAAGTCGTTTGTATGCGCTATGTCAATAACCACGATGATGCAGAAGATGTTTTACAGGAAGGGTTTATTAAAGTATTCAAATATATAGCTAAATTTAGTTTTGAAGGATCGTTTGAGGGTTGGATAAGAAAAATAATGGTCAATGCAGCACTTACAAAAATTACACGCTACAGTTACAAAGAAGAAGTAGCCATGGTTCATACCAACATGCCTGTTTACGACTATGGTGATGTAATTGCTGATATGTCTGCCAAAGAACTGAAAGCACACATCAATGCTTTGCCTGATGGTTACCGGTTGGTTTTTAACATGTATGTGATAGAAGGATTCTCACATAAGGAAATTGCAGAAAGTCTGCACATTTCAGAAGCAACATCGCGCAGTCAGTTATTAAAAGCACGGTTGGCTTTACAACAAAAACTAAAAAAAAATAAAATAACATACAGTCATGCAGGATGA
- a CDS encoding protein-L-isoaspartate(D-aspartate) O-methyltransferase has protein sequence MTDTFKHQGLRRQLIAELKTKGINEAAVIAAMTKIPRHAFMDNAFIESAYIDKAFPIGSGQTISQPYTVAFQSMLLGIQKGDKVLEIGTGSGYQTSVLCELGAKVFSIERHKLLADKAKLLLEKLGYMPKIHFGDGFKGLPAFAPFDKIIITCGAPDIPQSLFEQLKTGGVMVVPVGEDVQVMKTVIKKPDQTMEVVDFNSFRFVPMLNDKVRS, from the coding sequence ATTACAGACACTTTTAAACATCAAGGATTAAGGCGACAGCTAATTGCAGAATTAAAGACTAAAGGAATAAATGAAGCAGCTGTTATTGCTGCCATGACAAAAATTCCACGTCATGCATTTATGGATAATGCATTTATTGAATCGGCCTATATAGACAAAGCCTTTCCAATTGGTTCAGGTCAAACAATTTCACAACCCTATACTGTTGCTTTTCAATCAATGTTGCTTGGCATTCAAAAAGGTGATAAAGTGTTGGAAATCGGAACAGGTTCGGGCTATCAGACATCTGTGCTTTGCGAATTAGGGGCTAAAGTATTTTCTATTGAGCGACATAAATTGCTTGCCGATAAAGCAAAACTTTTACTCGAAAAGCTAGGGTACATGCCTAAAATTCATTTTGGCGATGGCTTTAAAGGTTTGCCTGCATTTGCACCATTCGACAAGATAATTATTACCTGTGGTGCACCCGATATTCCGCAATCATTGTTTGAGCAGTTGAAGACGGGCGGTGTTATGGTTGTTCCCGTTGGTGAAGATGTTCAGGTGATGAAAACCGTTATAAAAAAGCCAGATCAAACCATGGAAGTAGTCGATTTTAACTCATTTCGCTTTGTACCCATGTTGAACGATAAAGTAAGAAGTTAA
- the trxB gene encoding thioredoxin-disulfide reductase, whose product MSEKSEHVKCLIIGSGPAGYTAAIYAARADLKPVMYQGLQPGGQLTTTTEVENFPGYPKGTMGPEMMEEFRLQAERFGTDIRWGYASSVDFKGPVHKVIIDEEKEITADTVIIATGASAKWLGLESEQRLNGFGVSACAVCDGYFFRNQHVAIVGAGDTAAEEATYLAKLCAKVYMIVRRDEMRASKAMQHRVMNTANIEVLFNTETKEVIGEKTVSGVKVVNNVTGAERLLDVTGFFVAIGHQPNTDIFKEWLDMDQTGYIITKAGSTKTNIEGVFACGDAQDKIYRQAVTAAGTGCMAALDAERYLADKGIH is encoded by the coding sequence ATGAGTGAAAAAAGTGAACATGTAAAGTGCCTGATTATAGGATCGGGTCCGGCAGGATATACAGCAGCAATTTATGCAGCAAGAGCAGATTTAAAGCCTGTAATGTATCAGGGATTGCAACCCGGTGGCCAGTTGACAACAACAACAGAAGTAGAAAATTTTCCTGGTTATCCAAAAGGAACCATGGGGCCTGAAATGATGGAAGAGTTTCGTCTGCAGGCTGAACGGTTTGGCACCGACATCAGATGGGGCTATGCATCATCGGTTGATTTTAAGGGACCTGTACATAAAGTAATCATTGACGAAGAAAAAGAAATTACAGCCGATACAGTAATCATTGCAACAGGGGCATCGGCCAAGTGGCTTGGGCTGGAGAGTGAACAACGACTTAATGGTTTTGGTGTTTCTGCATGTGCAGTTTGTGACGGATATTTTTTCCGCAATCAGCATGTAGCAATTGTTGGAGCAGGTGATACTGCTGCTGAAGAGGCAACTTACCTTGCGAAGTTATGTGCAAAAGTATATATGATTGTGCGCAGAGATGAAATGCGTGCATCAAAAGCGATGCAACACAGAGTAATGAACACTGCAAATATTGAAGTTTTATTTAATACAGAAACCAAAGAGGTTATTGGTGAAAAAACAGTGTCTGGTGTAAAAGTTGTAAATAATGTTACCGGTGCAGAACGTCTGCTTGATGTTACCGGCTTTTTTGTGGCAATTGGACATCAACCTAATACTGATATTTTCAAAGAATGGCTTGATATGGATCAAACCGGCTATATCATTACCAAAGCGGGGTCAACCAAAACAAATATTGAAGGTGTTTTTGCATGTGGCGATGCACAGGATAAAATTTACAGACAGGCTGTTACCGCTGCAGGAACAGGCTGTATGGCAGCGTTAGATGCCGAACGATATTTGGCTGATAAAGGCATTCATTAG
- a CDS encoding adenylosuccinate synthase, whose amino-acid sequence MKIDVLLGLQWGDEGKGKLIDVLAPDYDVIARFQGGPNAGHTLEFDGIKHVLHTIPSGIFRENKLNIIGNGVVIDPLIFKKEYDSLLKLGVDIKKNLWVSRKAHLILPTHRLLDAASEAMKGKTKIGSTLKGIGPAYMDKTGRNGLRVGDIERHDFKDVLNTLLNKHAELLAFYKHPTVSKEDLEMWLESISTLREMKLVDSEYEINNLINSSQRILAEGAQGSLLDIDFGSYPFVTSSNTITAGACIGLGVPPSAIGKVFGVFKAYCTRVGSGPFPSELNDATGEELRKKGNEFGSTTGRPRRCGWLDLPALKYAAMVNGVTSLMMMKSDVLSGFENLQVCNSYKVNGQSSARMPFNIVNEIPEPEYLSFKGWQSDISKTKNFESLPSELHNYVQAIEKYTGLPLDVVSVGPDRTQTIIRK is encoded by the coding sequence ATGAAAATAGACGTATTGCTTGGACTTCAATGGGGCGATGAAGGCAAAGGAAAACTGATAGATGTTTTAGCACCCGACTATGATGTGATTGCACGCTTTCAGGGCGGGCCTAATGCAGGACATACCTTAGAATTTGATGGTATAAAGCATGTACTTCACACCATTCCATCAGGTATTTTTCGTGAGAATAAACTAAACATCATTGGTAATGGTGTAGTTATAGATCCACTAATTTTCAAAAAAGAGTACGATTCGTTGTTGAAATTAGGAGTAGATATAAAGAAAAATCTTTGGGTATCACGCAAAGCACATCTCATATTACCAACGCATCGTTTACTTGATGCTGCATCAGAAGCAATGAAAGGTAAGACAAAGATAGGTTCAACACTGAAAGGAATCGGTCCTGCCTATATGGATAAAACCGGACGTAACGGTTTGCGTGTTGGCGATATAGAAAGGCATGATTTTAAAGATGTGCTTAATACATTACTAAACAAACATGCCGAACTGCTTGCATTCTACAAACACCCTACAGTCAGCAAAGAAGACCTCGAAATGTGGCTCGAGAGTATTTCAACTCTTCGTGAAATGAAATTGGTTGACAGCGAGTATGAAATAAACAATCTGATTAATTCCAGTCAACGAATATTAGCAGAAGGTGCGCAAGGTTCGTTACTCGATATTGATTTTGGTTCCTATCCATTTGTTACATCCAGCAATACTATAACTGCAGGTGCTTGCATCGGACTTGGTGTTCCTCCTTCGGCAATCGGCAAAGTTTTTGGTGTATTCAAAGCATATTGTACCCGTGTAGGCAGTGGCCCATTTCCATCTGAGCTAAATGATGCTACAGGCGAAGAACTTCGTAAGAAAGGGAATGAGTTTGGCAGCACCACCGGACGTCCAAGACGTTGTGGATGGCTCGATTTGCCTGCTTTGAAATATGCTGCAATGGTAAATGGCGTGACCAGCCTGATGATGATGAAATCTGATGTACTTAGCGGTTTTGAGAACCTGCAGGTCTGTAATTCATATAAAGTGAATGGGCAGTCTTCGGCACGAATGCCGTTTAATATTGTGAATGAAATTCCAGAACCTGAATACCTTTCTTTTAAAGGATGGCAGAGTGATATCAGTAAGACAAAAAATTTCGAGAGTTTACCATCTGAATTACACAACTACGTACAAGCAATTGAAAAATACACAGGTCTGCCATTAGATGTTGTATCGGTAGGCCCTGACAGAACGCAAACAATAATCAGAAAATAA
- a CDS encoding STAS domain-containing protein — protein MNFNFTTSEKGNYCIIKLSGNLIEKRQANELMDEISTCIIRDMKSFVLDFTDLRFMNSSGLTVLLNILTKSRKAGGDTIICNINSQLKSVFTITRLTEVFTIKENQEAAIAVI, from the coding sequence ATGAATTTTAATTTTACAACTTCAGAAAAAGGAAATTACTGCATTATTAAACTTTCGGGCAACCTCATTGAGAAAAGGCAGGCTAATGAGTTGATGGACGAAATCAGTACTTGCATAATCAGAGATATGAAATCGTTTGTGCTCGATTTTACCGATTTGCGTTTTATGAACAGCAGTGGACTTACTGTATTATTAAATATACTAACTAAGTCGCGTAAAGCAGGTGGCGACACCATTATTTGTAATATAAACAGTCAGTTAAAATCTGTTTTTACTATTACAAGATTGACAGAGGTTTTTACCATAAAAGAAAATCAGGAAGCAGCCATTGCTGTCATCTGA
- a CDS encoding transcriptional repressor: protein MAEAGFLKTEKEIFTEYMISNGLRKTPERYAVLEEAYQINGHFNVDMLFELIQKRKLRVSRATVYNTIEHLLKCGLVTKHQFGETKFIYEKSFAYKQHDHLICGDCEKVFEFCDPRIYQIQSTVEKYLDLKITQHALNFYGKCNKLKQTGSCEYFKVKKQ, encoded by the coding sequence GTGGCAGAAGCTGGATTTTTAAAGACAGAGAAAGAAATTTTTACGGAGTATATGATCAGCAATGGGCTACGCAAAACACCGGAGCGTTATGCTGTACTTGAAGAAGCCTATCAAATTAATGGACATTTTAATGTGGACATGCTTTTTGAGCTGATTCAAAAACGTAAGTTGAGAGTAAGCCGGGCTACCGTTTATAATACTATTGAGCATTTATTAAAATGCGGTTTGGTAACAAAGCATCAGTTTGGCGAGACCAAATTTATTTATGAAAAGTCGTTTGCCTATAAACAACACGACCATCTTATTTGTGGCGATTGTGAAAAGGTATTTGAATTTTGCGACCCTAGAATTTATCAGATTCAGTCAACTGTAGAAAAATATTTAGATTTAAAAATAACACAACATGCCCTGAATTTTTATGGAAAGTGTAATAAACTCAAACAAACAGGGTCGTGCGAATATTTTAAAGTAAAAAAACAATGA
- a CDS encoding T9SS type A sorting domain-containing protein: MALYYQSVASGNWNVTSTWQSSVGPGGPWSPAGTTPTSADQTITIMAGTDVRITTGATIDEVVVSPGATLIATANANLTINNGAAADLIINGTFIDSLYGAANITFNAGATWQISAGATIVKCTVSSCNNWQSSYQGGIISIPATANWIFRKVGASNPSVSTTNGGSQAYYPNFIYENYTSTPFITGSFANSHFNGSASYPIIKGSMDIGGAGTNYVNFTNNDVNATIGVQVRGDVIIRPGNTYNNIGTGTEIWGDVYMDGTWKYYNGYGRRLVFSGNGNSTVWGNGHFQIHELTMAKLVPASITLNRSLMVDSLVNFNGGKIYTSTTNPLIFNVGAKANTVSNNNSFVEGPVKKLGSSAFVFPVGMANDVQPAGLSASGAPVDSGLFWTENFNNGCTSLCDANGYTGINGSWSVTNSGTNGNRPNMFYVSCAEAGRPVNTCSGGCATGGDATLHISTSPCASCLICPTGDCGAIYDTLTSGGFNPTTDIRAVSPPINTVGKSNISMSFKYINVGDLRSPSLSTDKALLEYSTDNGLTWTLLNTLARSSTVGGCALYKRWTAFGPLNLPAACNDLPNLLIGFRWINNNNSTGATINTNGSFAVDEINISAKSAESFTTEYFHINPTVIYNNVVNPPLDHVSRMEYWYMTKESGDKRKITLYWDGNSGGVTSLPDLRVARFNGASWDDLGNTGTTGSAAAGTITSDSTKDYGPVTLASVIALPGNPLPVELLSFNGNRHNDEIKLNWLTSSELNNHYFTLKKSGNNLHYTDLGKVNGAGTTNVPQRYDYVDNRPLRGINYYKLFQTDFDGTTVEKATLAVRFDAYDGDVLVLPDFNHEQVLLQFSESNKTPVSIMLMDAAGRLMLETICSDSNTCRLQTSRLSRGVYVLRMQTTEGVIVKRFFY, encoded by the coding sequence ATGGCTCTATATTATCAATCCGTTGCATCCGGCAATTGGAATGTAACAAGTACCTGGCAAAGTAGCGTAGGGCCTGGAGGTCCATGGTCGCCTGCCGGAACAACGCCTACATCGGCCGATCAAACAATAACAATAATGGCCGGAACTGATGTCCGTATCACTACCGGTGCAACTATTGATGAGGTAGTTGTAAGCCCGGGTGCAACATTAATTGCCACAGCTAATGCTAATCTAACCATCAATAATGGTGCTGCTGCAGATTTAATTATTAACGGAACTTTTATAGATTCTTTATACGGAGCTGCAAATATTACATTTAACGCAGGAGCTACCTGGCAAATTAGTGCTGGCGCAACAATTGTTAAGTGTACAGTTTCGTCATGCAATAACTGGCAATCAAGCTATCAGGGTGGAATAATCTCCATTCCTGCAACAGCAAATTGGATTTTCAGAAAGGTAGGTGCTTCAAATCCTTCTGTAAGCACAACTAATGGTGGATCGCAAGCCTATTATCCAAATTTTATTTACGAGAATTATACATCAACGCCATTTATTACCGGTTCCTTCGCAAATTCACATTTTAATGGTTCCGCAAGCTATCCCATTATCAAAGGCAGCATGGATATAGGAGGAGCAGGCACAAACTACGTCAACTTTACAAACAACGATGTCAATGCAACTATAGGTGTTCAGGTAAGAGGTGATGTTATTATCCGACCTGGAAATACCTACAACAATATTGGTACAGGAACTGAAATTTGGGGCGATGTTTATATGGATGGCACCTGGAAATATTATAATGGCTATGGGCGCAGGTTGGTTTTTTCCGGAAATGGCAACAGCACCGTTTGGGGCAACGGACATTTTCAGATTCATGAACTGACAATGGCTAAACTTGTTCCCGCAAGTATTACTTTAAATCGTTCTTTGATGGTTGATTCATTGGTGAACTTTAATGGAGGAAAAATTTATACCAGTACCACCAACCCATTAATTTTTAATGTGGGGGCAAAAGCAAATACCGTATCAAACAACAATAGTTTTGTTGAAGGCCCTGTAAAAAAGTTAGGCAGCTCTGCCTTTGTTTTTCCTGTTGGTATGGCAAATGATGTTCAGCCTGCAGGATTATCAGCCTCTGGAGCTCCCGTAGATTCCGGCTTATTTTGGACAGAAAATTTTAACAATGGATGCACTTCTTTATGTGATGCCAACGGCTATACCGGTATTAATGGTTCTTGGTCTGTAACAAACTCAGGCACTAATGGCAATAGACCTAATATGTTTTATGTCAGCTGTGCCGAAGCCGGCAGACCTGTCAACACCTGTTCCGGTGGTTGCGCTACAGGTGGTGATGCCACTTTGCATATAAGTACTTCGCCTTGTGCAAGTTGCCTCATCTGTCCAACCGGTGATTGTGGTGCCATTTACGATACTTTAACAAGTGGTGGTTTTAATCCTACTACTGACATCAGAGCAGTTTCTCCACCAATTAATACAGTAGGAAAATCAAATATTTCAATGAGTTTTAAATACATTAACGTTGGCGATTTAAGAAGTCCTTCACTAAGTACAGATAAAGCTTTACTTGAATATAGTACAGATAATGGATTGACTTGGACATTATTAAACACACTTGCGCGTTCCAGCACCGTAGGTGGTTGTGCTTTATATAAACGCTGGACAGCTTTTGGCCCGCTTAATCTTCCTGCTGCTTGCAACGACTTACCAAACTTACTTATTGGCTTCCGATGGATAAACAACAACAACAGCACAGGTGCAACAATAAACACCAATGGTTCTTTTGCTGTTGATGAAATAAACATATCAGCAAAAAGTGCAGAATCTTTTACCACAGAGTATTTCCACATAAACCCAACTGTAATTTACAACAATGTGGTGAATCCACCGCTCGACCACGTAAGCCGCATGGAGTATTGGTATATGACAAAAGAGAGTGGTGATAAGAGAAAAATTACACTTTACTGGGATGGTAACAGTGGTGGTGTTACCAGCCTTCCCGACCTGAGAGTAGCACGCTTTAACGGTGCATCATGGGATGATTTAGGAAATACAGGAACCACTGGCAGTGCTGCTGCAGGGACAATAACTTCCGATTCAACAAAGGATTATGGTCCGGTTACATTAGCCTCTGTAATTGCACTACCGGGCAATCCTTTACCTGTTGAATTGTTGTCTTTTAACGGCAATCGCCACAATGACGAAATTAAACTCAACTGGTTGACCTCTTCTGAATTAAATAACCATTATTTCACCTTGAAAAAATCCGGAAACAATTTACACTATACAGACCTTGGCAAAGTAAATGGTGCAGGTACAACCAACGTACCTCAACGTTACGATTATGTAGATAACAGACCATTGCGCGGCATCAATTATTACAAACTTTTTCAAACAGATTTTGATGGTACCACAGTAGAAAAAGCCACACTAGCAGTGCGTTTTGATGCCTATGACGGTGATGTTTTAGTCTTACCGGATTTTAATCATGAGCAGGTATTGCTTCAATTTTCAGAATCCAATAAAACACCTGTCAGCATTATGCTTATGGATGCTGCAGGACGACTCATGCTGGAAACCATTTGCTCTGACAGCAACACTTGTCGTTTACAGACGTCTCGCCTTTCAAGAGGTGTATATGTGCTACGTATGCAGACTACAGAGGGGGTTATTGTAAAAAGATTTTTCTACTAA
- a CDS encoding GNAT family N-acetyltransferase, with translation MIVLSEFFHQKSGQRIIAAHPESKEELNQYYQLRYDILRAPWGQPPGSEMANDDHSAIHICLIFADLMVGVCRLHYNTNDEAQIRFMGIKSEYRNQQLGDYLIKAAENISKSNHCKTIYLQARENAVPFYERNGYHIEAKTFLLFDTIQHYAMRKNI, from the coding sequence ATGATTGTTCTTTCTGAATTTTTTCATCAGAAAAGTGGACAAAGAATAATAGCTGCTCATCCCGAAAGCAAAGAAGAACTGAATCAGTACTACCAACTCAGATATGACATATTAAGGGCTCCTTGGGGTCAACCTCCGGGCAGCGAAATGGCTAATGACGACCATTCAGCAATTCATATTTGCCTGATATTTGCCGATTTAATGGTTGGCGTTTGCCGATTACATTACAACACTAATGACGAAGCCCAAATTCGATTCATGGGAATAAAATCTGAATACAGAAACCAACAATTAGGCGATTACCTTATAAAAGCCGCAGAAAATATCTCTAAATCAAATCATTGCAAAACAATTTACCTTCAAGCCCGCGAAAATGCAGTTCCATTTTACGAACGCAACGGTTATCACATTGAAGCCAAAACCTTCTTGTTGTTCGATACCATTCAGCATTATGCAATGAGAAAAAACATTTAA
- a CDS encoding Gfo/Idh/MocA family oxidoreductase — protein MLSIGVIGAGHLGKIHLKLLKELPSYHLKGFYDNDASTRQQVSETLGIATYADADSLIAACDVVDIVTPTLSHFKYAMIALNAGKHIFIEKPITHTLQEAEEMIALAEQKGLKIQIGHVERFNPAFVAAQNKIHQPMFIEAHRLAEFNPRGTDVPVVLDLMIHDIDVILSIVKSDVKYINTSGVSIISDTPDIANARIEFENGCVANLTASRISMKNMRKARIFQGDSYIAVDFLKKKTEIISMRNTTENESPFAIIIDPGNGKPNRTIEFNNPVVEESNAIKEELRTFAVAIENNTTPIVSAIDGYKALKVANQIMEKLSQQKFIES, from the coding sequence ATGCTTTCAATAGGAGTTATAGGCGCAGGCCATCTGGGTAAAATACATCTCAAACTTTTAAAAGAGTTACCATCATATCATCTAAAAGGCTTTTATGATAATGATGCAAGTACACGCCAGCAGGTTTCTGAAACTTTAGGCATAGCGACCTATGCTGATGCAGACAGCCTGATCGCAGCATGTGATGTGGTGGATATTGTAACTCCAACGCTTTCACATTTCAAATATGCAATGATAGCTTTAAATGCAGGTAAACATATTTTTATTGAAAAGCCTATTACACACACCCTTCAGGAAGCTGAAGAAATGATTGCTTTAGCAGAACAAAAGGGATTGAAAATCCAGATAGGACATGTGGAGCGTTTCAATCCTGCATTTGTAGCAGCACAAAATAAAATACATCAACCCATGTTTATTGAAGCACACCGTTTGGCTGAATTTAATCCACGTGGCACCGATGTACCTGTTGTGCTTGACCTGATGATTCATGACATTGATGTTATATTAAGCATTGTGAAGTCGGATGTAAAATATATAAACACCAGTGGTGTTTCAATCATAAGCGATACACCGGATATTGCCAATGCAAGAATTGAATTTGAGAATGGATGTGTTGCCAACCTAACAGCCAGCCGCATTTCCATGAAAAACATGCGTAAAGCAAGAATCTTTCAGGGAGATTCTTATATAGCTGTTGATTTTTTGAAAAAGAAAACAGAAATAATCTCCATGCGCAATACAACAGAAAATGAAAGTCCGTTTGCCATTATCATTGACCCTGGAAATGGAAAGCCAAACAGAACCATTGAATTCAACAACCCTGTTGTAGAAGAAAGTAATGCAATAAAAGAAGAGTTAAGAACCTTTGCAGTTGCAATAGAAAATAACACAACGCCTATTGTTAGTGCAATAGATGGTTACAAAGCATTAAAGGTTGCTAATCAAATTATGGAAAAATTGTCACAGCAAAAATTCATTGAGTCATGA
- a CDS encoding sugar transferase, whose product MNKRLQVIKYIIADFLSALMAWTMFFIYRKTYIEPGDTHFSKELLADPKFFTGILILPVCWVLFYAFLGTYNNIYRKSRLRDLAQTALASLIGVTIIFFALLLDDTIVTYKSYYNTFLTLLIIHYIITVFFRLIITTVTGDKIKKRKIGFNTLLVGSSQNALHIFEELETQKISQGNKFVGFVHVDEKNGEYLGGKLPHLGGIANIPDAINKHQVEEVIIAIESSEHENIGRIINELEDTNAIIKIIPDMYDILSGSVKMNSIFGAPLIEIYPQLMPAWQQYAKRLMDIIVSFVFLVLLTPTFIITALIVKLTSKGPVIFKQERIGLHGNPFNIYKFRSMYLDAESGGPKLSSKDDSRITPWGKIMRKFRIDETPQFFNVLVGEMSLVGPRPERQFFIDQIMLYSPHYRHLHKVRPGITSWGQVKFGYAENVGQMVERLKYDIIYIENMSLALDFKILFYTVKIIFQGRGK is encoded by the coding sequence ATGAATAAGCGTTTACAAGTCATCAAATATATTATTGCCGATTTCCTTTCTGCATTGATGGCCTGGACCATGTTTTTTATTTATCGGAAAACATATATAGAACCCGGTGACACTCACTTCAGCAAAGAACTACTTGCCGATCCTAAATTTTTTACGGGCATTTTAATATTGCCTGTTTGTTGGGTTTTATTTTATGCATTTCTTGGCACCTACAATAACATATATCGTAAATCACGTTTGCGCGATCTGGCACAAACAGCACTTGCCTCTTTAATTGGTGTCACCATCATATTTTTTGCCTTGCTGCTGGACGACACTATTGTTACATATAAAAGCTACTACAACACGTTTCTCACATTACTCATCATTCATTATATCATAACAGTTTTTTTCCGGTTAATAATTACAACTGTTACAGGTGACAAAATCAAAAAAAGAAAAATTGGATTCAATACTCTATTGGTTGGAAGCAGTCAAAATGCATTACACATTTTTGAAGAACTAGAAACACAAAAAATAAGTCAGGGAAATAAATTTGTAGGATTCGTTCATGTTGATGAAAAGAATGGTGAATATCTGGGAGGAAAACTCCCACACCTTGGTGGTATCGCCAATATTCCCGATGCCATTAACAAACATCAGGTAGAAGAAGTAATCATTGCTATTGAATCGTCAGAACATGAAAATATTGGCAGAATTATTAATGAGCTGGAAGATACCAATGCCATCATTAAAATCATTCCTGACATGTATGATATTCTTTCCGGTTCAGTAAAAATGAATTCTATTTTCGGTGCACCGCTCATAGAAATTTATCCTCAACTGATGCCTGCATGGCAGCAATATGCCAAGCGACTGATGGATATTATTGTATCATTTGTTTTTTTAGTCTTGCTCACTCCCACCTTCATCATCACTGCACTCATTGTAAAACTGACAAGCAAAGGGCCTGTTATTTTTAAACAAGAAAGAATAGGATTGCATGGAAACCCATTTAACATTTATAAATTCCGAAGCATGTACCTTGATGCTGAATCCGGTGGACCGAAACTTTCCAGTAAAGACGACAGCAGAATAACACCTTGGGGAAAAATAATGCGTAAGTTCAGGATTGATGAAACACCACAATTTTTTAACGTTCTTGTTGGCGAAATGTCGCTTGTGGGCCCTCGCCCCGAACGCCAATTTTTTATTGATCAAATAATGCTATACTCTCCTCACTACAGACACTTACATAAAGTTCGTCCCGGAATTACATCATGGGGTCAGGTAAAATTTGGATATGCAGAAAATGTTGGTCAGATGGTTGAACGACTTAAGTACGATATCATTTATATTGAAAACATGTCGCTGGCACTTGACTTTAAAATACTTTTTTACACAGTTAAAATTATTTTTCAGGGGCGCGGTAAATAA